One genomic window of Pocillopora verrucosa isolate sample1 chromosome 8, ASM3666991v2, whole genome shotgun sequence includes the following:
- the LOC131793167 gene encoding major facilitator superfamily domain-containing protein 6 produces the protein MELQGFQSKKKPSLINRSLLPAKLINLVLSAGEANLLPFLPMFYRFIGLTALQNGILGSARHLVSFWASPLLRIIAEKTNKRKFLFLVLLLASVISNISLGLVRTAVSTTNFRAYNCEHLELNHSISRVNGSDINHLNASTKKSAEFSPTGAINKSLATLFSNEPEAAVGNLTLLNNNTSTTNKRFDIGLRKIKRRDSENNGNILTLASLSPLAPQVNNSASTYNNNQIDYLNYQAKSEWYSLFGFRMDYTFKVLFTLVLLSELFMSSMKGISGVLFSDINRQNKISRFANNVWTSLGTVLGGGVLIMVIGYYRCEFGLINSFYLHFYIYAIFGAVSFALGAVLKEQEQKSILVLRFARTCGHLCCDVNMLCFLAVLLVLGMAESLMYNFMMWYLQDIGASIVVMGIILVTSAFSEIPTLYISKHLIRCCGHHWVIFVSLFCYGGRFLYFSYFKNPWLIIPIELLHGLSYTTVHMACSSYAATVAFQGTEKTLKIIFSTVYHGLGMGIGGIAVALLYQIYGPIVIFRCAAGVCGVYALVFAMLQCILVLPDGDRSGGKVMEYQQISLDGERGDLPFQADWLMEALQAEEEGEEETHFMK, from the coding sequence ATGGAACTTCAAGGATTTCAAAGCAAAAAGAAGCCGTCTTTGATAAACCGTTCACTGCTACCCGCGAAGTTGATCAACTTGGTCCTGTCGGCCGGCGAAGCGAATCTTCTGCCGTTTTTGCCGATGTTTTATCGTTTCATTGGACTAACAGCTCTTCAAAATGGTATTTTGGGAAGCGCGAGacatttggtttctttttgggCTTCCCCTTTGCTGCGGATCATCGCCGAAAAGACAAACAagagaaagtttctttttcttgtcttgCTGTTAGCCTCAGTGATTTCTAATATTTCCCTCGGACTAGTAAGAACGGCAGTATCCACAACAAACTTCCGAGCTTATAACTGCGAGCATTTAGAACTTAATCACAGCATTTCAAGAGTCAATGGGTCCGACATAAATCACTTAAACGCTTCAACAAAGAAATCAGCAGAATTCTCTCCAACAGGTGCAATCAATAAATCGCTCGCCACATTATTTTCGAATGAGCCGGAAGCTGCCGTGGGAAATTTAACGCTATTAAATAACAATACGTCAACGACAAACAAAAGATTTGACATCGGATTGCGGAAAATTAAACGAAGAGACTCTGAAAACAACGGAAATATTTTAACTCTTGCGAGCCTATCGCCTCTGGCACCCCAAGTTAATAATTCAGCAAGCACATATAACAATAACCAAATCGATTACTTAAATTATCAAGCGAAGAGCGAATGGTACAGCCTCTTCGGGTTTAGAATGGATTACACCTTCAAGGTCCTTTTCACTTTGGTACTTTTAAGTGAACTTTTCATGTCCTCTATGAAAGGAATCAGTGGAGTTTTGTTTTCTGACATAAACCGACAGAACAAAATTTCTCGCTTTGCTAACAATGTCTGGACATCTTTAGGAACAGTTCTTGGAGGTGGAGTGCTAATTATGGTCATTGGCTATTATCGGTGCGAGTTTGGCCTGATAAACAGTTTCTACTtacatttttatatttatgcAATCTTTGGAGCTGTGTCCTTTGCTCTTGGCGCAGTCTTGAAGGAACAAGAGCAGAAGTCAATCTTGGTACTGAGATTTGCAAGGACATGTGGACATCTCTGTTGTGATGTAAACATGTTATGCTTCCTTGCCGTGTTGCTGGTACTGGGAATGGCAGAGTCTCTCATGTACAACTTTATGATGTGGTACCTGCAAGACATTGGAGCATCAATTGTTGTTATGGGCATAATTTTAGTAACAAGTGCATTCTCTGAAATTCCAACACTGTACATCTCAAAACACTTGATTCGCTGCTGTGGTCATCACTGGGTAATATTTGTGTCTCTCTTCTGTTATGGAGGCCGTTTCCTTTATTTCTCATACTTTAAAAACCCCTGGCTTATTATTCCTATAGAACTTCTTCATGGTCTTTCATATACAACAGTTCACATGGCTTGTTCATCATATGCAGCCACAGTGGCCTTTCAGGGAACAGAAAAGACACTAAAGATTATTTTCTCCACAGTATACCATGGTCTGGGTATGGGAATTGGTGGTATTGCTGTGGCTCTTTTGTATCAAATTTATGGTCCTATAGTGATTTTTCGCTGTGCAGCAGGAGTATGTGGTGTGTATGCACTGGTTTTTGCCATGCTTCAGTGTATTCTTGTTCTACCTGATGGAGATAGAAGTGGAGGAAAGGTTATGGAATACCAACAGATAAGCTTGGATGGAGAAAGAGGTGACTTACCTTTTCAGGCAGACTGGCTAATGGAAGCCTTACAGGCAGAGGAGGAAGGAGAGGAAGAGACTCACTTTATGAAATAA